Proteins from a genomic interval of Bifidobacterium longum subsp. infantis ATCC 15697 = JCM 1222 = DSM 20088:
- a CDS encoding glutamate synthase subunit beta, with translation MGDPRGFLKVRTRRELAERPVEERIKDWFDVHAETGLQPWTQTQAARCMDCGTPFCMTGCPLGNLIPEWNDLVRQGKWEDAYNRLSMTNNFPEVTGRICPALCEQACVLGIHQPPTMIKLDEQTIIDQAWDLDYVKPLPPQRLTDQTVAIVGSGPAGLAAAQQLTRAGHTVVVYEKDDAIGGLMRYGIPNFKLEKGLLDRRVKQMEAEGTRFRTNVEIGKDITWDDLRDRYDAVVVAIGSRVPRDMKIPGRELDGIHFALDFLPDATRRIFGVKPVHDITAKDKHVVVIGGGDTGSDCLGTSIRQGAKDVTVLQIMPKEPSSRPDNSPWPTFARTYQKTSSMEEGGEYIYSTDSVNFEGTEEEKAKVTIDNSTTAEGFVADEHGHVTGLKVVSVAPGENGPFTRQPGTERVLPADLVLISVGFLHPDTETILDQLPVELDKRGNIARNDKFATSQDGVFVCGDAGRGQSLVVWAIAEGRSCAVAVDEYLSKEKSELPAPIKASQRPMMLPR, from the coding sequence ATGGGCGACCCGAGAGGATTCCTGAAGGTCCGTACCCGCCGAGAGTTGGCTGAACGCCCCGTTGAGGAGCGTATCAAGGACTGGTTCGACGTTCACGCCGAAACCGGCCTGCAACCGTGGACCCAAACGCAGGCGGCCCGCTGCATGGATTGTGGCACCCCGTTCTGCATGACCGGATGCCCGCTGGGTAACCTGATTCCCGAGTGGAACGACTTGGTCCGTCAGGGCAAGTGGGAAGACGCCTACAACCGTCTGTCCATGACCAACAACTTCCCCGAAGTCACCGGCCGCATCTGCCCGGCCCTGTGCGAGCAGGCCTGCGTGCTCGGCATCCACCAGCCGCCGACCATGATCAAGCTTGACGAGCAGACCATCATCGACCAGGCATGGGATTTGGACTACGTCAAGCCGCTGCCGCCGCAGCGTCTGACCGACCAGACGGTCGCCATCGTCGGCTCCGGCCCTGCCGGCCTCGCCGCCGCACAGCAGCTCACCCGCGCTGGCCACACTGTCGTCGTCTACGAGAAGGACGACGCCATCGGTGGTCTGATGCGTTACGGCATCCCGAACTTCAAGCTTGAGAAGGGTCTGCTCGACCGCCGTGTCAAGCAGATGGAGGCCGAAGGCACCCGCTTCCGCACCAACGTGGAAATTGGCAAGGACATTACGTGGGATGACCTGCGTGACCGTTACGACGCCGTCGTGGTGGCCATCGGCTCCCGCGTGCCGCGCGATATGAAGATTCCAGGCCGCGAGCTGGACGGCATCCACTTCGCCCTCGACTTCCTGCCCGACGCCACGCGCCGTATCTTCGGCGTCAAGCCGGTGCACGACATCACCGCCAAGGACAAGCACGTGGTGGTCATCGGCGGTGGCGACACCGGTTCCGACTGCCTTGGTACCTCCATCCGTCAGGGTGCGAAGGATGTCACCGTGCTGCAGATCATGCCGAAAGAGCCGTCTTCACGCCCAGACAACAGCCCGTGGCCGACCTTCGCCCGCACCTACCAGAAGACCTCCTCCATGGAAGAGGGTGGCGAGTACATCTACTCGACCGACTCGGTGAACTTCGAAGGCACCGAAGAGGAGAAGGCCAAGGTCACCATCGACAACTCGACCACCGCCGAAGGCTTCGTGGCCGATGAACACGGTCACGTCACCGGCCTGAAGGTCGTCTCTGTGGCCCCCGGCGAGAACGGCCCCTTCACCCGCCAGCCCGGCACCGAGCGCGTGCTGCCGGCCGATCTGGTCCTCATCTCCGTGGGCTTCCTGCACCCGGACACCGAGACCATCCTCGACCAGCTGCCCGTCGAACTTGACAAGCGTGGCAACATCGCCCGCAACGACAAGTTCGCCACCTCCCAGGACGGCGTGTTCGTGTGCGGCGATGCCGGCCGTGGTCAGAGCCTCGTGGTCTGGGCCATCGCCGAAGGCCGCTCCTGCGCCGTAGCCGTGGACGAGTACCTCTCCAAGGAAAAGAGCGAGCTGCCGGCCCCGATTAAGGCCAGCCAGCGTCCGATGATGCTGCCTCGCTGA